In the genome of Lysobacter sp. 5GHs7-4, the window TCGTCGTGTCCGTGCACACCGACAGCGGCAACGTCGGCTACGGCGAGGCCGCGGCCACCGCGGTGATCACCGGCGACACCCACGGCTCCATCATCGAGGCGGTACGCAAGTTCATCGCCCCGCGCCTGATCGGCGAGGACATCGCCGACCTCAACCGCCTGACCCAGCTGGTGCAGGGCGCGCTGGAGAAGAACACCAGCGCCAAGGCCGCGGTCGAGATCGCCCTCTACGACCTGTGGGGGCAACTCTATGGCGCGCCGCTGTACAAGATGCTGGGCGGCGGCGACCCGGTCATCACCACCGACATCACCATCAGCGTGGACTACATCGACAAGATGGTGGCCGACTCGATGAGCGCGGTCGAACGCGGCTTCGAATCGCTGAAGATCAAGGTCGGCAAGGACATCGGCGTCGACATCGAACGGGTCAAGGCCATCTACGCCGCGGTCGAGGGCCGCGCCCTGCTGCGCCTGGACGCCAATCAGGGCTGGACCGCCAAGCAGGCGGTGTACGCGATCCAGCAGCTGGAGGACGCCGGGGTGCGCCTGGAGCTGGTCGAGCAGCCGGTCAAGGCCCAGGACCTGGACGGCATGAAGTACGTGACCGAGCGCGTGCATACTCCGATCATGGCCGACGAGAGCGTGTTCGGCCCCACCGAGGTCATCGATCTGATCCGCATGCGCGCCGCCGACATCATCAACATCAAACTGATGAAGACCGGCGGCATTTCCAACGCCATCCGCATCGCCGACATCGCCTCGCTGTACGGGGTCGAGTGCATGATCGGCTGCATGATAGAGACCAGCATCAGCGTGGCCGC includes:
- a CDS encoding dipeptide epimerase is translated as MKITDIRFGMLRVPLKTPFKTALRTVDTVEDIVVSVHTDSGNVGYGEAAATAVITGDTHGSIIEAVRKFIAPRLIGEDIADLNRLTQLVQGALEKNTSAKAAVEIALYDLWGQLYGAPLYKMLGGGDPVITTDITISVDYIDKMVADSMSAVERGFESLKIKVGKDIGVDIERVKAIYAAVEGRALLRLDANQGWTAKQAVYAIQQLEDAGVRLELVEQPVKAQDLDGMKYVTERVHTPIMADESVFGPTEVIDLIRMRAADIINIKLMKTGGISNAIRIADIASLYGVECMIGCMIETSISVAAAVHVAVAKASVITKVDLDGPSLCAFDPVDGGVNFNESEISITDAPGLGIREIRGLEPLPG